The nucleotide sequence GCGAATCTTATTATTGTAAGATTTTTAGGAAATGAAATATTGAGTTCATTATTAATTATTTCATCAGAAGTTTTTTCTGAATTATTTTTCACAAATAAAAAACATTCTTCAAATTCTTGAGCAAGAGCAACCGCGTTGTTTGTTGCAAAAGTAAAGCTTGGAGAATTGGACGGCCATTTGCCGGTATGTACGTAAGCAATTTTCATTTATTTTTTTTTACATAATACAGCTAAATAAGTTGCTTTATACGGAAATAGCGCGTTGAATATTTTATCAATTTGAAGTGTAAAGATGTTTACCGGAATATTAAATTTGGCGAAAAATTTGTTTGTTCTTTTATTCACCAATAAATATGTTTTGATTAATTCAAAACCACAGTTATCAATACTTTTTTCCAATTTCTCTTTTGTAAAACTATGCAGGTGACCAACTTTATGAATTTTATTACCTGTTACAGGATCTTCGATCATTTTAGCATTTAGGTTTTCATTATACGGAACGCAAAATAAACCAATACCATTTTTCTTAATAAATTGATTCATTTTAGAAATTGCCGATTCATAATTTTCTAAATGTTCCAGAACTTCTTGAGAAATAACTAAATCAAAATTCTCTAGAGTGACGTTAAATAGATTTTCATGAATTTGAGTAATCCCAAATTCTTCCGCTTTCTGTTTGAATAAATCCAAACTATTTTTAGATAAATCAACACCAGTAATTTTTATGCCTTCTCTCGATAAAAGAAAATCTAAATATCCTGTTCCACAGCCAATATCAATTATTGATTTAACGTTTGGACAGCTTTTAATAATTTCGCAGAGATGCTTATTTCTCAGCATTTCATTTTTAAATAATTTTGTCGACTTATCCGCCTGCCAAATATTATATAATTTATCACCGCCAATTATGGTATAATCACTCATTTTTTCCCGCTGTAATTTTTTGAAATAATTTAAATAGTTGTTCTGCCTGCTTCTTTCTTTG is from Ignavibacteriota bacterium and encodes:
- a CDS encoding class I SAM-dependent methyltransferase translates to MSDYTIIGGDKLYNIWQADKSTKLFKNEMLRNKHLCEIIKSCPNVKSIIDIGCGTGYLDFLLSREGIKITGVDLSKNSLDLFKQKAEEFGITQIHENLFNVTLENFDLVISQEVLEHLENYESAISKMNQFIKKNGIGLFCVPYNENLNAKMIEDPVTGNKIHKVGHLHSFTKEKLEKSIDNCGFELIKTYLLVNKRTNKFFAKFNIPVNIFTLQIDKIFNALFPYKATYLAVLCKKK